Proteins from a single region of Abyssalbus ytuae:
- a CDS encoding cytochrome c oxidase subunit 3: MDLTQGTVEQKSNRAKKMMLWFGIASLLMSFAGLTSAFIVSSSRPDWVSEIQLPKAFLFSTITILISSVTFHLAKKNSKKENNNLTGVFLIITFILGIIFIILQFMGFAEIINMGYHFTGPTSNVTFSFIYLIATVHIAHVIAGLIVLGVIIFNYFRGKYKFGQTLGLELGAIFWHFLDFLWLYLILFFYFFR, translated from the coding sequence ATGGATTTAACACAAGGTACAGTAGAACAAAAAAGTAACAGGGCAAAAAAGATGATGCTCTGGTTTGGTATTGCAAGCTTGTTAATGTCTTTTGCAGGTTTAACCAGTGCGTTTATTGTAAGCAGTTCAAGACCAGATTGGGTATCTGAAATACAATTACCGAAAGCTTTTTTATTTAGTACAATAACTATATTAATTAGTAGTGTTACTTTTCATCTGGCTAAAAAAAATTCAAAAAAAGAAAATAACAATCTTACCGGTGTATTTTTAATAATAACTTTTATATTAGGAATCATATTTATAATTCTTCAATTTATGGGATTTGCAGAAATTATAAATATGGGATATCATTTTACGGGACCCACCAGTAATGTGACATTTTCGTTTATTTATTTAATTGCTACCGTGCATATTGCCCATGTAATAGCCGGATTAATAGTGTTGGGAGTAATTATTTTTAATTATTTTAGAGGGAAATATAAATTCGGTCAAACACTTGGTTTAGAGCTAGGTGCAATATTTTGGCACTTTCTTGACTTTTTGTGGTTGTACCTGATTTTATTTTTCTATTTCTTTAGATAA
- a CDS encoding VanZ family protein — translation MHRNKRLFFFLGILWTCAVTFMSLYPFKDDLPDSFFNLPFKDKIAHFCFYFGFTVLWYYYFKSIGIKKSLEVSIILAILYGILMEIMQYAMGFGRMMDVKDIIANILGSVFALIIIKGISYRCSH, via the coding sequence GTGCATAGAAACAAAAGGCTATTCTTTTTTTTAGGTATTTTATGGACTTGTGCAGTTACTTTCATGAGTCTCTATCCTTTTAAAGATGATTTACCCGATTCTTTTTTTAACCTGCCTTTTAAAGACAAGATTGCTCATTTTTGTTTTTATTTTGGGTTTACTGTTTTGTGGTATTATTATTTTAAAAGTATCGGCATAAAAAAAAGTTTAGAAGTTTCAATAATATTGGCGATATTGTACGGAATACTTATGGAAATAATGCAATATGCAATGGGCTTTGGAAGAATGATGGATGTAAAAGATATAATTGCTAATATACTTGGCTCGGTTTTTGCATTAATAATTATAAAAGGGATTTCATATCGTTGCTCCCATTAA
- a CDS encoding SCO family protein: MKNKSYIWISFIVLVFGIIFIPKIVNRIKDDNVVDADRHKIGKEKSDEKLLTVGKAASFQFINQNNDTITNKDYEGKVYVVEFFFTTCPTICPIMNRNMINIQNHFENKPDFAIASFTINPENDTPEVLKEYAQKYGVTNPNWHMLTGDRDKIYKLANEGFNLYAGINPEVEGGFEHSGMFALIDKKGNIRCRKDSFGNPIVYYEGIEDHGVEMIKEDIAKLLKEK, from the coding sequence ATGAAGAATAAATCATATATATGGATATCATTCATAGTACTTGTTTTTGGAATAATTTTTATTCCAAAAATTGTAAACCGTATTAAAGATGATAATGTAGTTGATGCCGACAGGCATAAAATTGGAAAAGAAAAAAGTGATGAAAAGCTTTTAACAGTTGGGAAAGCAGCATCTTTTCAATTTATCAATCAAAATAACGATACAATTACTAATAAAGATTATGAGGGTAAAGTGTATGTAGTAGAGTTTTTTTTCACAACCTGCCCTACTATATGTCCTATAATGAACAGGAATATGATTAACATACAAAATCATTTTGAAAATAAACCTGATTTTGCAATAGCTTCATTTACAATAAACCCTGAAAATGATACCCCGGAAGTTTTAAAAGAATATGCTCAAAAATATGGAGTTACCAATCCAAACTGGCATATGCTTACAGGAGACAGGGATAAAATATATAAATTAGCTAATGAGGGATTTAATTTATATGCCGGAATAAACCCCGAAGTAGAAGGCGGATTTGAACATTCGGGTATGTTTGCCCTAATAGATAAAAAAGGCAACATTCGTTGTAGAAAAGATTCTTTTGGCAATCCGATAGTGTATTATGAAGGAATTGAAGACCATGGAGTTGAAATGATTAAAGAAGATATAGCTAAATTATTAAAGGAAAAGTAA
- a CDS encoding energy transducer TonB, translating to MEPKKNPKADLNRNSGLYFAIGLAVVLALTWFGIEYKKYDKQDYADITLEVDEDLMEDVPITEQIQAPPPPPPPPAPEVIEVVEDEAVVEETIIESTETDQEEVIVEVEEVEVAEDPIEVDVPFAVIEDKPMFPECQSRPKSQQFQCFKENLDKHVRKTFRYPEIAQEMNIQGRVYVNFRINKDGTITIINTRAPDKSLDAEARRIINKLPKLIPGKQRGRPTSVTFAYPIVFKLN from the coding sequence ATGGAACCGAAGAAGAATCCGAAAGCCGATTTAAACAGAAATAGCGGGTTATATTTTGCTATTGGATTGGCAGTAGTTTTAGCCCTCACGTGGTTTGGTATAGAGTATAAAAAGTATGATAAGCAGGATTATGCCGATATAACCCTTGAGGTAGACGAAGATTTAATGGAAGATGTGCCAATTACCGAGCAAATACAAGCGCCACCACCGCCACCGCCACCACCTGCTCCGGAAGTTATTGAAGTAGTAGAGGATGAAGCGGTAGTAGAAGAAACCATTATAGAATCTACTGAAACCGATCAGGAAGAAGTTATAGTTGAAGTAGAAGAGGTTGAAGTAGCTGAAGATCCCATTGAGGTAGACGTACCTTTTGCGGTAATTGAAGATAAACCCATGTTTCCTGAATGTCAGAGTCGGCCTAAAAGTCAACAATTTCAGTGCTTTAAGGAAAATCTTGATAAACATGTTAGAAAAACATTCAGGTATCCTGAAATAGCTCAGGAAATGAATATTCAGGGAAGGGTGTATGTTAATTTCAGAATAAACAAAGACGGTACAATAACTATTATAAATACCCGTGCTCCCGATAAAAGTTTAGATGCAGAGGCCAGAAGGATTATTAATAAACTTCCAAAGTTAATTCCTGGAAAACAAAGAGGAAGACCTACCTCAGTAACATTTGCATATCCTATTGTATTTAAATTAAACTAA
- a CDS encoding ABC transporter permease: protein MFKFIFDRDTWQEIWGSISKNKVRTVITVIGVLWGIFVYIALSGASKGMDNGFEREFKDMANNSMFVWAQRTSIPYEGFKIGRQIQLKITDVDVLYDKLPGIQFIAPRNERGVWGTTPPMAVRNLKSGNYKVFGDYPVIDKIAKKKIYDNGRFLNDDDIKFGRKVCVIGERLQKELFEKDEDPVGKFIRLDNIYFQVVGVYKLENDGGFEGDDSIYIPFTTFKKIYNTGDNVGWFAIAGYDDVDIVALEKNVKQVLKRTHKIHPDDERGIGSFNLGEMFGKIMGFSKGMNLLSLIVGLATIIAGVIAIGNILLISVKERTKELGVRRALGATPAEVRNQILLESVFLTIIAGILGIVLGALVLSGISSATQNIDFPYTNPTVPIPYIIGALLIMVVLGTLIGLIPAQRAVSIRPIDALREE, encoded by the coding sequence ATGTTTAAATTTATTTTTGACAGGGATACCTGGCAGGAAATATGGGGTTCTATAAGTAAAAATAAGGTTCGTACGGTTATTACGGTTATTGGGGTTTTGTGGGGGATATTTGTTTATATAGCCCTTTCCGGTGCTTCAAAAGGTATGGATAACGGATTTGAAAGGGAATTTAAGGATATGGCAAACAACAGTATGTTTGTGTGGGCACAAAGAACCAGTATACCTTACGAGGGATTTAAAATAGGAAGACAAATTCAGTTGAAAATAACCGATGTAGATGTGCTTTATGACAAACTGCCCGGGATACAGTTTATAGCCCCCAGAAATGAAAGAGGCGTATGGGGTACCACCCCTCCCATGGCAGTAAGAAATCTTAAATCCGGTAATTATAAAGTTTTTGGCGATTATCCTGTGATAGATAAAATAGCTAAGAAAAAAATCTATGATAATGGCAGATTTTTAAATGATGATGATATTAAGTTTGGACGAAAAGTATGTGTAATTGGAGAACGTTTACAAAAAGAACTTTTTGAAAAAGATGAAGATCCTGTAGGCAAATTTATAAGGTTGGACAATATATATTTTCAGGTAGTGGGAGTATATAAATTAGAGAACGACGGAGGCTTTGAAGGAGACGATTCAATCTATATACCTTTTACCACTTTCAAGAAAATTTATAACACGGGAGATAATGTTGGGTGGTTTGCAATAGCCGGATATGACGATGTAGATATAGTTGCGCTGGAAAAAAATGTAAAACAAGTTTTAAAAAGAACACACAAAATACACCCTGATGACGAAAGAGGCATCGGATCTTTTAATCTGGGGGAAATGTTCGGTAAGATAATGGGATTTTCCAAGGGAATGAATTTGCTGTCTCTTATTGTTGGTTTGGCAACCATAATTGCAGGTGTAATTGCCATTGGTAACATTCTTTTAATTTCAGTTAAAGAGAGAACAAAAGAACTGGGAGTTAGAAGGGCATTGGGAGCTACCCCGGCTGAAGTTAGAAACCAGATACTATTGGAATCTGTATTTCTAACCATCATAGCAGGAATACTTGGAATTGTGCTAGGAGCATTGGTGTTGTCTGGTATAAGTAGTGCAACCCAAAATATTGACTTTCCTTATACAAATCCAACAGTACCCATTCCCTATATAATAGGAGCTCTATTAATAATGGTGGTTTTAGGAACATTAATAGGATTAATTCCTGCCCAGAGAGCTGTTAGTATAAGACCCATTGACGCATTAAGAGAAGAATAA
- a CDS encoding cytochrome c oxidase subunit 3, with product MEATVKTATQEKVWGGGNKPLNASYGKIMMWFFIVSDALTFSGFLVSYGFSRFKFIESWPIADEVFTHVPFFHGNYPMYYVAFMTFILIMSSVTMVLAVDAGHHMKKAKVTLYMLLTVVGGLIFVGSQAWEWATFIKGEYGALETKGGRILQFVNEETGKQIALHDFVKHTQAERAQHERKSGIWFEGEGSLSTYTVEEVLAGFNAHKDIVIRTEYLTEKGHKTILSREESVEKLKDAVRVVEGANLIRNEYGNRLFADFFFFITGFHGFHVFSGVVINIIIFFNVILGTYERRGHYEMVEKVGLYWHFVDLVWVFVFTFFYLV from the coding sequence ATGGAAGCAACTGTTAAAACAGCTACACAAGAGAAAGTTTGGGGAGGAGGAAACAAGCCACTTAATGCCAGCTATGGCAAAATAATGATGTGGTTTTTTATAGTTTCTGATGCTTTGACATTTTCAGGTTTTTTGGTATCATATGGTTTTTCAAGATTTAAATTCATAGAATCATGGCCAATAGCCGATGAGGTATTTACCCACGTACCTTTTTTTCATGGTAATTACCCTATGTATTATGTAGCTTTCATGACTTTTATATTAATTATGTCTTCAGTAACAATGGTACTGGCTGTTGATGCCGGGCATCATATGAAAAAAGCAAAAGTTACTTTATATATGTTGCTTACTGTAGTAGGTGGTTTAATATTTGTTGGGTCTCAGGCCTGGGAGTGGGCAACATTTATAAAAGGTGAATATGGAGCTCTTGAAACTAAAGGAGGTAGAATATTACAATTTGTAAATGAGGAAACAGGTAAGCAAATAGCCTTACATGATTTTGTTAAACATACTCAAGCCGAAAGAGCACAGCATGAGCGTAAAAGCGGAATTTGGTTTGAAGGTGAAGGTTCCTTATCCACATATACAGTAGAAGAGGTGTTGGCAGGATTTAATGCTCATAAAGATATTGTGATAAGAACAGAGTATCTTACTGAAAAAGGACATAAAACAATTTTGTCAAGAGAAGAATCAGTGGAAAAATTAAAGGATGCGGTCCGAGTGGTAGAAGGAGCCAATCTTATCCGAAATGAATATGGAAACAGGTTATTTGCCGACTTCTTTTTCTTCATTACCGGTTTCCATGGCTTTCACGTTTTTTCAGGAGTAGTTATCAATATTATTATTTTCTTTAATGTGATATTAGGTACCTATGAAAGAAGAGGACATTATGAAATGGTTGAAAAGGTTGGTCTATACTGGCACTTTGTAGATTTGGTTTGGGTATTTGTATTTACCTTCTTCTATCTCGTTTAA
- the cyoE gene encoding heme o synthase, giving the protein MKTVLSTSTKINPITLIFDDFRQITKAGLAFSVVFSSIAGYLLGAETVSFQILLLLALGGYFMVGASNAFNQIIERDLDALMKRTKNRPIPSGRMSVNAVFLIAVVFTVLGIITLYVVNPKTAMFGAISIFLYTSVYTPLKTRTPLAVFVGAFPGAIPFMLGWVAATNDFGIEPGTLFMIQFFWQFPHFWAIGWVLDDDYKKAGFKMLPTGKRDKGTVVQIIMYTIWMILISVIPVFGITGELHLSVTAAVIIFMMGVGMLFFGINLYHKKDNKSARNLMLASVSYISLMQIVYVVDKFLS; this is encoded by the coding sequence ATGAAAACGGTATTGAGTACTTCTACAAAAATAAATCCGATAACATTAATATTTGATGATTTCCGGCAGATAACTAAAGCAGGTTTGGCCTTTAGTGTTGTCTTTTCATCAATAGCAGGATATTTGTTGGGTGCTGAGACGGTTAGTTTTCAAATTTTGCTTTTGTTGGCCCTGGGAGGATATTTTATGGTTGGAGCTTCTAATGCATTTAATCAAATTATAGAAAGGGATTTGGATGCACTTATGAAACGCACCAAAAACAGGCCCATTCCATCCGGTAGAATGTCGGTTAATGCAGTTTTTTTAATTGCGGTAGTGTTCACCGTTTTGGGAATTATTACTCTGTATGTGGTAAATCCAAAAACAGCTATGTTTGGGGCTATATCTATTTTTTTGTACACAAGTGTGTATACTCCTCTTAAAACAAGAACTCCGCTTGCGGTATTTGTTGGGGCTTTTCCCGGAGCCATTCCTTTTATGCTTGGATGGGTAGCAGCTACCAATGATTTTGGTATAGAACCCGGAACCCTTTTTATGATTCAGTTTTTCTGGCAATTTCCCCATTTTTGGGCCATAGGGTGGGTTTTGGATGATGATTATAAAAAAGCAGGATTTAAAATGTTGCCCACAGGGAAAAGAGATAAGGGTACGGTTGTTCAAATAATAATGTACACAATCTGGATGATTTTAATATCAGTTATACCGGTATTCGGGATAACAGGTGAATTACATCTTTCAGTAACGGCAGCTGTTATAATTTTTATGATGGGGGTTGGTATGTTGTTTTTTGGAATAAATCTTTATCATAAAAAAGATAATAAATCAGCCAGAAATTTAATGTTGGCTAGTGTTAGTTATATATCACTAATGCAAATTGTGTATGTAGTTGATAAATTTTTGAGTTAA
- a CDS encoding cytochrome C oxidase subunit IV family protein → MAHDNHNLAIFRGTLKFKSNEQKIWGVLIFLSIVTTVEVLLGIYKPEFLMGKVLGMKILNWIFIILTLVKAYYIAWDFMHLRDEKGSFKWSIVLPLLILIPYLAFILLVEGNYIHEVFREGFVKWNF, encoded by the coding sequence ATGGCACACGATAATCACAATTTAGCAATATTCAGGGGTACGCTTAAATTTAAAAGCAATGAACAAAAAATTTGGGGAGTACTAATATTTCTCTCTATAGTTACTACTGTTGAAGTTTTGTTAGGTATTTATAAACCGGAATTTTTAATGGGTAAAGTATTAGGGATGAAAATACTTAACTGGATATTCATTATTCTTACCTTGGTAAAAGCATATTATATAGCATGGGATTTTATGCACTTAAGAGATGAAAAAGGAAGTTTTAAGTGGTCAATAGTATTGCCCCTTTTAATTTTAATTCCTTATTTGGCATTTATCCTGTTAGTAGAAGGAAACTATATTCATGAAGTTTTCAGGGAAGGCTTTGTGAAATGGAATTTCTAA
- a CDS encoding energy transducer TonB, which translates to MKFKMKSFNAHGNEHKTRKPSKHDANLRKNNLLHFQLGLLISLIVTFFVFQLALREQPIEKPEVAQIDFIEEPYVVTDFKKYVEPKKEQSKEKITPRVKKSYQFTIGKDDEVETKKQLFSQDELDEPGNLDLDNIIYVKKTDDPVLFDKVEFVPVFPGCESLSSNEERKECMSDKISKIVRKNFRTDRAIDFGLTGTQRIYVQFTINKQGLVSDVKIKAPHKVLEEEALRVTKLIPQMKPGKQQDREVEVVFMKPIVFKVQ; encoded by the coding sequence ATGAAATTTAAAATGAAAAGTTTTAATGCTCACGGCAATGAGCATAAAACGCGCAAACCTTCAAAGCATGATGCAAATTTACGAAAAAACAATCTGCTGCATTTTCAGTTGGGATTGCTTATAAGTCTTATTGTTACTTTTTTTGTCTTTCAACTGGCATTAAGAGAACAGCCCATAGAAAAACCTGAGGTAGCACAAATTGATTTTATTGAAGAACCTTATGTAGTTACTGATTTTAAAAAGTATGTAGAACCGAAAAAAGAACAATCCAAAGAAAAGATAACTCCACGAGTTAAAAAATCTTATCAATTTACAATCGGGAAAGATGATGAAGTTGAAACAAAAAAACAACTTTTCTCACAAGATGAATTAGATGAGCCCGGGAATTTGGATTTAGACAATATTATATATGTTAAAAAAACTGATGACCCGGTTTTGTTTGATAAAGTAGAATTTGTTCCGGTTTTTCCCGGCTGTGAATCATTGTCTTCCAATGAAGAGCGCAAAGAATGTATGAGTGATAAAATTAGTAAAATTGTTCGGAAAAATTTTAGAACAGACAGAGCTATAGATTTTGGATTAACCGGTACTCAAAGAATTTATGTGCAATTTACGATCAATAAACAGGGGTTGGTTTCTGATGTAAAAATTAAGGCCCCTCACAAAGTGTTGGAAGAAGAAGCTCTGCGGGTTACAAAACTTATCCCTCAAATGAAACCCGGAAAGCAACAAGATAGAGAGGTCGAGGTTGTTTTCATGAAGCCTATTGTCTTTAAAGTTCAATAG
- the gcvH gene encoding glycine cleavage system protein GcvH produces the protein MNTPSGLKYTKDHEWIKIEGDIATVGITDFAQSELGDIVYVEVETLDETLDKEEVFGTVEAVKTVSDLFLPLSGKIIEFNELLEDEPEKVNTDPYGEGWMIKIKISDSSEIESLLSDADYKDLIGA, from the coding sequence ATGAATACACCATCCGGATTAAAGTACACCAAAGACCATGAATGGATAAAAATAGAGGGCGATATTGCTACTGTTGGAATTACAGATTTTGCTCAAAGTGAATTAGGCGATATAGTATATGTAGAAGTTGAAACGCTTGATGAAACTTTGGATAAAGAAGAAGTTTTTGGAACGGTAGAAGCCGTAAAAACAGTCTCAGATTTATTTTTACCATTATCCGGAAAGATCATTGAGTTTAATGAATTGCTCGAAGATGAGCCGGAAAAAGTAAACACCGATCCTTATGGAGAAGGGTGGATGATTAAAATTAAAATTTCAGATTCTTCTGAAATAGAATCATTGCTTTCTGATGCTGATTACAAAGATCTAATAGGTGCATAG
- a CDS encoding DUF420 domain-containing protein, whose amino-acid sequence MQQTTSVEKKYNKWIVILSVVIPVAVAILFGIKIPGAQPLTFLPPIYAIINGITAILLIWAVVSIKKGKRNLHENLMKTCIALSLAFLVMYVAYHMTSDSTPFGGNGVVKYIYYFILITHIFLSIGVIPLVLISYVRALAQRFDRHKRISKITFPIWLYVAITGVVVYLMISPYYV is encoded by the coding sequence ATGCAACAAACCACATCAGTAGAGAAAAAGTATAATAAATGGATAGTGATCCTCTCCGTAGTAATACCAGTTGCAGTTGCCATTTTATTTGGCATCAAAATTCCTGGTGCCCAACCATTAACTTTTTTACCCCCCATATATGCTATTATTAACGGAATAACAGCCATATTGCTTATCTGGGCAGTAGTAAGTATAAAAAAAGGCAAAAGAAATCTTCATGAAAATTTAATGAAGACATGTATAGCGTTATCACTGGCTTTTTTGGTGATGTATGTAGCTTATCATATGACTTCGGATTCAACTCCTTTTGGAGGTAACGGTGTGGTTAAATATATTTATTATTTTATACTTATTACTCATATATTCTTATCAATTGGGGTAATACCGTTGGTGCTTATATCTTACGTGCGTGCACTTGCCCAAAGGTTTGACAGGCATAAAAGAATATCAAAAATTACATTTCCAATTTGGTTATATGTAGCTATAACCGGAGTTGTAGTATATTTGATGATATCTCCTTATTATGTTTAA
- a CDS encoding ABC transporter permease: protein MFSRDRWQEIFETIRKNKLRTFLSGFTVALGILIFTVLFGMGNGLKNTFYEFFLDDATNILFVYPGRTTMPYKGFKQGRQIQFKNDDLEDIKKDFAFYLDYITPRLGRSGLAKYKVESNSYNIRAVAPSHQLNEKTIIMKGRYINENDILNKSKNIVIGRLVEIDLFGKEEDALGKYIDIDNIAYKVIGVFQDDGGDNEERRIYMPYTTRQLIEKGTDKIDMMVVAFRKELGYAGAMAFERDLYKYMKDKHNIAPDDQNGMYIQNMADILQQNMAFANVLQLVVLFVGIGTLIAGVIGISNIMVFVVKERTKELGVRKALGATPGSVIGLVLQESIFITTIAGFIGLFLGIGTLSLIGNKLKDYFITNPEVGLGTVIFATVLLIFFGVIAGYVPARRAARIKPIVALRDE from the coding sequence ATGTTTAGCAGAGACCGCTGGCAGGAAATATTTGAAACTATTAGGAAGAATAAATTAAGAACCTTTCTTTCCGGTTTTACTGTTGCATTGGGAATTCTGATTTTTACAGTTCTCTTTGGAATGGGTAATGGATTAAAAAATACTTTTTATGAATTTTTTCTTGACGATGCCACCAATATTTTGTTTGTGTACCCTGGCAGAACTACTATGCCATATAAAGGTTTTAAACAAGGACGACAAATTCAGTTTAAAAATGATGATTTAGAAGATATAAAAAAAGATTTTGCCTTTTATCTGGATTATATAACCCCCAGGTTAGGCAGAAGTGGTCTGGCAAAGTATAAAGTAGAATCAAATAGCTATAACATTCGGGCAGTAGCACCTTCTCATCAATTAAACGAGAAAACGATAATTATGAAGGGAAGGTATATTAATGAAAATGACATTTTAAATAAATCCAAGAATATAGTTATAGGCAGATTGGTAGAAATAGACCTGTTCGGAAAAGAGGAAGATGCTCTCGGGAAATATATAGACATAGATAATATTGCATACAAAGTTATTGGTGTGTTTCAGGATGATGGTGGTGATAATGAAGAAAGAAGGATTTATATGCCCTATACCACACGTCAGCTTATTGAAAAGGGAACAGATAAGATAGATATGATGGTGGTTGCTTTCAGAAAAGAACTGGGTTATGCGGGAGCAATGGCTTTTGAAAGGGATTTGTATAAGTACATGAAAGATAAGCATAATATAGCACCTGATGATCAAAATGGTATGTATATACAAAACATGGCAGATATTTTACAACAAAATATGGCTTTTGCAAATGTTTTACAACTAGTAGTGCTTTTTGTAGGCATAGGTACTCTAATAGCGGGGGTAATTGGTATTAGCAATATTATGGTGTTTGTGGTAAAAGAAAGGACAAAAGAACTGGGAGTTCGAAAAGCACTTGGTGCTACTCCGGGCTCTGTAATCGGACTGGTATTACAAGAATCGATATTTATAACAACCATAGCAGGATTTATAGGCCTGTTTTTGGGTATAGGTACTTTAAGTTTAATTGGTAATAAACTTAAAGATTATTTTATAACTAATCCGGAAGTGGGATTAGGAACAGTAATTTTTGCAACTGTGTTATTGATATTTTTCGGAGTGATTGCCGGTTATGTTCCGGCCAGAAGAGCCGCAAGAATAAAACCAATAGTTGCACTTAGAGACGAATAG
- a CDS encoding ABC transporter ATP-binding protein — translation MIEIKDLHKSYKMGSSALHVLKGINFSVKEGELVAIMGSSGSGKSTLLNILGMLDGMDSGEYILDGVLIKNLNETKAAQYRNKFLGFVFQSFNLINYKTALENVALPLYYQRVSRKERQDKALKYLTKVGLKDWANHLPGELSGGQKQRVAIARALAAEPKVLLADEPTGALDSKTSHEVMDLIQQINDEGKTILVVTHEEDIANMCKRIVHLKDGVIVEDKKINQIRASQYV, via the coding sequence ATGATTGAAATTAAGGATTTGCATAAATCATACAAAATGGGGAGTAGTGCTCTTCATGTTCTTAAAGGTATCAATTTTTCGGTAAAAGAAGGTGAACTTGTTGCAATCATGGGCTCATCCGGTTCAGGTAAGTCTACCCTGCTTAATATTCTCGGGATGTTAGATGGTATGGATTCTGGTGAGTATATTTTAGATGGGGTTCTTATAAAAAATCTTAACGAAACCAAAGCTGCCCAGTATAGAAACAAGTTTTTAGGATTCGTATTTCAGTCTTTTAACCTTATAAATTATAAAACCGCACTCGAAAATGTGGCCCTTCCCCTTTACTATCAAAGAGTTAGTAGAAAAGAGCGCCAGGATAAGGCTTTAAAGTATTTAACCAAAGTAGGCCTAAAAGATTGGGCAAATCATTTACCAGGTGAATTATCCGGAGGTCAAAAACAGCGCGTGGCAATAGCACGGGCTTTGGCGGCAGAACCTAAAGTTTTATTAGCCGATGAGCCTACGGGAGCACTGGACAGTAAAACATCACATGAGGTAATGGACCTTATTCAGCAAATAAACGATGAAGGCAAAACTATTCTGGTAGTTACACACGAAGAAGATATTGCAAACATGTGTAAAAGGATAGTTCATTTAAAAGATGGAGTAATTGTAGAAGATAAAAAAATTAACCAGATAAGGGCATCACAATATGTTTAG